In Triticum urartu cultivar G1812 chromosome 6, Tu2.1, whole genome shotgun sequence, the following proteins share a genomic window:
- the LOC125513052 gene encoding uncharacterized protein LOC125513052, with translation MKFNRGRRRRDSKKAAGSDDMLGKLPNDDMLSKLPNDVLLNILERVGTLDAVKNCILSKQMQKLPGMLSQIVIDLSPRDLVRMNGVVANVTANILSTRSPQITVRRLKVKFFLSPRSLPIGKAVALAMATQKLDAAEFEILTLRDSFNCTGEYFLRFAKQFNDFLNDCPDAFAGLTRLQLQNMRFGESDIPNILSTCKRLQSLSFFECDAGVRSVLHVQHAQLVELVITYGEFKTVVLDFLPKLQQMTYNNWLCDENPLVLGTVPQLWKLSLANANLSGKTLNLSKLLANAPTVSHLYLEFQSEKIWVQPERSKVLAPVLDKLRLVDLDNLPEECDIASTMFLLEAAPYLEELSITVWDHKCQKESQKSRMKADVKWEPSDPHFKQNNLARLTIYGFQSDDNFIGYIRRVIQAAANIREVSLHDRKVCPFCFEKFPHAAVRPSSYPRTSEEVDLLRKKMTTVSATACPNIHFRS, from the exons ATGAAGTTCAATAGGGGTCGCCGCCGCCGTGAT TCGAAGAAAGCAGCTGGCAGTGATGACATGCTAGGCAAGCTGCCCAACGATGACATGCTAAGCAAGCTGCCCAATGACGTGCTGCTCAACATCCTCGAGAGGGTGGGCACGCTTGATGCTGTAAAAAACTGCATCCTCTCGAAGCAAATGCAGAAGCTGCCCGGTATGCTCTCGCAGATTGTCATCGATCTCAGCCCTCGCGATTTGGTGCGAATGAACGGCGTTGTGGCCAACGTGACGGCAAACATCCTTAGTACAAGGTCCCCACAGATCACCGTTCGCAGGCTGAAGGTCAAATTCTTCTTGAGTCCTCGCAGTCTCCCCATCGGCAAAGCTGTTGCGCTCGCTATGGCGACTCAGAAACTAGATGCGGCCGAGTTTGAAATCTTGACACTGAGGGATTCATTTAATTGCACAGGGGAATATTTCCTGCGCTTTGCTAAGCAGTTCAATGATTTTCTAAATGATTGTCCAGATGCATTTGCTGGTCTCACACGCCTGCAACTGCAGAATATGAGGTTTGGTGAATCGGACATACCCAATATTCTTAGCACCTGCAAGCGGCTCCAGTCCCTGTCTTTCTTTGAGTGTGATGCGGGGGTCCGTTCCGTGCTGCATGTACAACACGCTCAACTCGTTGAGCTTGTTATCACCTATGGGGAGTTTAAAACAGTGGTGCTTGACTTTCTACCAAAGCTCCAGCAGATGACCTATAATAATTGGCTTTGTGATGAAAATCCCTTGGTTCTTGGTACTGTCCCTCAGCTTTGGAAGCTCAGCCTTGCTAATGCAAATCTTTCAGGCAAGACCCTCAACCTAAGCAAGCTCCTTGCTAATGCCCCCACTGTAAGCCATCTGTATCTGGAGTTTCAAAGTGAAAAG ATTTGGGTTCAACCAGAACGCTCAAAAGTGCTTGCTCCTGTGCTCGACAAACTGCGGCTTGTGGATTTGGACAATCTTCCTGAAGAATGTGATATTGCTTCGACAATGTTCCTTCTTGAAGCTGCACCATACCTAGAGGAGCTTTCCATCACAGTATGGGATCACAAGTGCCAAAAGGAGTCACAAAAGAGTCGCATGAAAGCGGATGTGAAGTGGGAACCATCTGATCCTCATTTTAAGCAGAACAATCTGGCAAGGCTAACTATTTACGGCTTCCAGTCCGATGACAATTTCATCGGATACATTAGACGCGTCATTCAAGCTGCTGCGAACATCAGGGAGGTATCCCTGCATGACAGGAAGGTGTGCCCATTTTGTTTCGAAAAGTTTCCTCACGCAGCTGTTCGTCCTTCGAGTTATCCACGGACCAGTGAGGAGGTGGATTTGTTGAGGAAGAAGATGACAACAGTGTCGGCGACGGCTTGTCCTAATATTCACTTCCGCTCATGA